In Acidovorax sp. GBBC 1281, a single window of DNA contains:
- a CDS encoding general secretion pathway protein GspB, whose protein sequence is MSYILDALRRAEAERGRGAVPGLHTPAVPAPGAPSAAEPARTGALPWLPVLAAGVAVAGAAAGASWWFAHRTAVPSEPVRLAAAPASSPAGPVAAPAAAVTAPLPAPAPAPAEAPARTRVAPLPAPAPAPALRPERVAPVAVPSAAVAPVPERATERAASAPLSRASAAAAATARLLPPAQAPAQPVVAQRDLPPSVREQLPAMQFSGATYSANPAYRMAIVNGQVLHEGDQAAPGVVLEKIEPSRTVWAFRGYRYAVPSQ, encoded by the coding sequence ATGTCCTACATCCTTGACGCCCTGCGGCGCGCCGAAGCCGAACGCGGCCGCGGCGCCGTGCCCGGCCTGCACACGCCGGCCGTGCCGGCGCCGGGCGCACCGTCTGCGGCCGAACCGGCGCGCACCGGCGCCCTGCCGTGGCTACCGGTGCTGGCGGCCGGCGTGGCCGTCGCCGGCGCGGCGGCGGGTGCGTCCTGGTGGTTCGCGCACCGCACGGCGGTGCCGTCCGAGCCGGTGCGGCTGGCGGCCGCGCCCGCGTCCAGCCCCGCGGGCCCGGTGGCCGCGCCTGCCGCTGCGGTGACGGCGCCTTTGCCTGCGCCGGCCCCCGCACCCGCCGAAGCACCCGCCCGCACCCGCGTGGCCCCGTTGCCGGCGCCGGCCCCTGCTCCGGCGCTGCGGCCGGAGCGTGTGGCCCCGGTCGCCGTGCCTTCGGCGGCAGTGGCTCCTGTGCCCGAACGCGCCACCGAGCGCGCAGCGTCCGCCCCGCTGTCGCGCGCTTCGGCCGCGGCGGCGGCCACCGCGCGCCTGCTGCCGCCGGCCCAGGCCCCGGCCCAGCCCGTCGTGGCGCAGCGCGATCTGCCGCCGTCCGTGCGCGAGCAATTGCCGGCCATGCAGTTCAGCGGCGCCACCTATTCGGCCAACCCGGCCTACCGCATGGCCATCGTCAACGGGCAGGTGCTGCACGAGGGCGACCAGGCCGCGCCGGGCGTGGTGCTGGAGAAGATCGAGCCGTCCCGCACGGTGTGGGCATTCCGGGGCTACCGCTACGCCGTGCCGTCGCAGTGA
- a CDS encoding ABC transporter substrate-binding protein — translation MPRTFQQAPCSTAPASPTTRHLHRDAPPAPLQRRRLLAGAAALALPWIGAAPARAQGTVLRIAQSTALTGPLGDLGSAMHQGAKAAFAAINAQGGVQGQAIELTTLDDGYDIPRALANVDKFLADREQFALFNCMGTPMVEAMLPKVLPSGMPFFAPFTGAMLSRVKGARSVFNVRATYADEADKLVQHFSTLGIRRIAVAYQNNAFGKEVFNAARDAMARLKLGEPLSGTVESDASNAGATARQVADGNPEAVLIGLAGKPALEFVKAFRSLRRGTALYATSVMGTSAAVKALGPDAVGLTISQVVPLPTNVVVPVVREFQAAWKAVGATAEPSHLALEGYINARVFAQALQRAGRNPSRAAFVDATWSLKNWDLGGFEVNATGPERSASRFVELTLVGRDGRFIR, via the coding sequence ATGCCAAGAACATTCCAACAGGCCCCCTGTTCGACCGCGCCTGCCTCGCCCACCACCCGCCACCTGCACCGCGATGCGCCGCCGGCCCCGCTGCAGCGCCGCCGCCTGCTCGCGGGGGCGGCCGCGCTGGCCCTGCCGTGGATCGGCGCGGCGCCGGCACGCGCACAGGGCACGGTGCTGCGCATCGCGCAGTCCACCGCGCTCACCGGCCCGCTGGGCGACCTGGGCTCGGCCATGCACCAGGGCGCCAAGGCCGCCTTCGCCGCCATCAACGCCCAGGGCGGCGTGCAGGGCCAGGCGATCGAACTCACCACGCTGGACGACGGCTACGACATCCCCCGCGCGCTGGCCAACGTGGACAAATTCCTCGCCGACCGCGAGCAGTTCGCGCTCTTCAACTGCATGGGCACGCCCATGGTCGAGGCCATGCTGCCCAAGGTGCTGCCCTCGGGCATGCCGTTCTTCGCCCCGTTCACCGGCGCCATGCTCAGCCGCGTGAAGGGCGCGCGCAGCGTGTTCAACGTGCGCGCCACCTACGCCGACGAGGCCGACAAGCTGGTCCAGCACTTCTCCACGCTGGGCATCCGGCGCATCGCCGTGGCCTACCAGAACAACGCCTTCGGCAAGGAGGTGTTCAACGCCGCCCGCGACGCCATGGCCCGGCTGAAGCTGGGCGAACCGCTGTCCGGCACCGTCGAAAGCGATGCGTCGAACGCCGGCGCCACGGCGCGCCAGGTCGCCGACGGCAACCCCGAGGCGGTGCTGATCGGCCTGGCCGGCAAGCCGGCGCTGGAGTTTGTGAAAGCGTTCCGGAGCCTTCGGCGCGGCACCGCGCTGTATGCCACGTCCGTGATGGGCACCTCGGCCGCCGTCAAGGCCCTGGGGCCGGATGCCGTCGGCCTGACCATCTCGCAGGTCGTGCCGCTGCCCACCAACGTGGTGGTGCCGGTGGTGCGCGAATTCCAGGCCGCATGGAAAGCCGTGGGCGCCACGGCCGAGCCCTCGCACCTGGCGCTGGAGGGCTACATCAACGCCCGCGTGTTCGCCCAGGCCCTGCAGCGCGCGGGCCGCAACCCGTCGCGCGCCGCCTTCGTGGACGCCACCTGGAGCCTCAAGAACTGGGACCTGGGCGGCTTCGAAGTGAACGCCACCGGCCCGGAACGCAGCGCCTCGCGCTTCGTCGAGCTGACCCTCGTGGGGCGGGATGGGCGGTTCATCCGCTGA
- a CDS encoding Crp/Fnr family transcriptional regulator: protein MNDDLSLHQRRRLPSQVELDGIPWLALLSAPERERAVAALLVGDAKVGDYVCRVGRPVTYWFGVVEGLLKMSTDNAQGQTMTFTGVPPGGWFGEGTAVKREPYRYNIQALRKSVVAGLPIDTFHWLLDHSIGFNRFVMNQLNERLGQFIAAREIDRLGNPDVRVARSLAALFNPVLYPGVREVLRITQQELAYLVGLSRQRVNEALAELQAQGAICVEYGGLRVLDLPALRESVFAAQAEAPVRRAVRAPEAPDAQAVMRG, encoded by the coding sequence ATGAACGACGACCTTTCGCTGCACCAGCGCCGCCGCCTGCCGTCCCAGGTGGAGCTGGACGGCATTCCCTGGCTGGCGCTGCTGTCCGCGCCCGAGCGCGAGCGCGCCGTGGCCGCGCTGCTGGTGGGCGATGCGAAGGTGGGCGACTACGTGTGCCGCGTGGGCCGGCCGGTGACCTACTGGTTCGGCGTGGTGGAGGGGTTGCTCAAGATGAGCACCGACAACGCCCAGGGCCAGACGATGACCTTCACCGGCGTGCCGCCGGGCGGGTGGTTCGGCGAGGGCACGGCGGTCAAGCGCGAGCCCTACCGCTACAACATCCAGGCGCTGCGCAAGAGCGTGGTGGCGGGCCTGCCCATCGACACCTTCCACTGGCTGCTGGACCACTCCATCGGCTTCAACCGGTTCGTGATGAACCAGCTCAACGAGCGGCTGGGCCAGTTCATCGCCGCGCGCGAGATCGACCGGCTGGGCAACCCCGACGTGCGCGTGGCGCGCAGCCTGGCGGCGCTGTTCAACCCGGTGCTCTACCCCGGCGTGCGCGAGGTGCTGCGCATCACGCAGCAGGAGTTGGCGTACCTGGTGGGGCTGTCGCGCCAGCGCGTGAACGAGGCGCTGGCCGAGCTGCAGGCGCAGGGCGCGATCTGCGTGGAATACGGCGGACTGCGGGTGCTGGACCTGCCCGCGCTGCGCGAGAGCGTGTTCGCCGCGCAGGCCGAGGCGCCCGTGCGGCGCGCCGTCCGCGCGCCGGAGGCCCCGGATGCCCAGGCGGTCATGCGCGGCTGA
- a CDS encoding methyl-accepting chemotaxis protein: MQTASFFKTLSISRRLFLGFGCMLALLIAVAMVAHSSLNEVNQQMQQMTGASAAKMRLVNSMLENVSAIGIQGRSAAMLGEVDPKSAEEQTRRVGQALQRYAAQETELATLLDSGATPAERQLQTDIQALARKTRPELDTALKAISDGDTVSATLSLMTRVAPAESAWRDKLAELVQLQNTLNTEAAAGASRMENRARAIGGGLVALAIVLGALIAWRTTASITQPIGRAVVVAERIARGDLTSRVEVRIQDETGRLLDAIAAMQEQLRSLVGGIGTTADSILLASSEVASGNLDLSQRTEQTSGNLQQAASALEDLTHTVQQSADAARQANQMTAAASQVAERGGEVVSQVVRTMDVISASSRKIADIISVIDGIAFQTNILALNAAVEAARAGEQGRGFAVVAGEVRALAGRSADAAREIKALILASANQVQEGTTLVGHAGATIGELVQSVQQVSGIMAEITASAREQSDRIAEVSQSVGALETMTQQNAALVEESSAAAGSLKDQAGRLTDMVGTFRLTRTPELAAPVSRA, encoded by the coding sequence ATGCAGACCGCTTCGTTCTTCAAGACCCTCTCCATCTCCCGCCGTCTGTTCCTGGGATTCGGCTGCATGCTGGCACTGCTCATCGCGGTGGCCATGGTTGCGCATTCTTCGTTGAACGAGGTCAACCAGCAAATGCAGCAGATGACCGGTGCCAGTGCCGCCAAGATGCGGCTGGTCAACAGCATGCTGGAGAACGTGAGCGCCATCGGCATCCAGGGGCGGTCGGCGGCGATGCTCGGCGAGGTCGATCCCAAGAGCGCCGAAGAGCAGACCCGCCGCGTCGGCCAGGCGCTGCAGCGCTACGCGGCGCAGGAGACCGAACTGGCCACGCTGCTCGACTCCGGCGCCACGCCGGCCGAACGGCAACTGCAGACCGACATCCAGGCCCTGGCCCGCAAGACCCGGCCCGAGCTGGACACGGCCCTTAAGGCCATCTCCGACGGTGACACCGTGAGCGCCACGCTCTCGCTCATGACGCGCGTGGCCCCCGCCGAATCCGCCTGGCGCGACAAGCTGGCCGAACTGGTGCAGTTGCAGAACACCCTCAACACCGAAGCCGCGGCCGGCGCGTCGCGCATGGAAAACCGGGCCCGCGCCATCGGCGGCGGGCTGGTGGCCCTGGCCATCGTGCTGGGCGCGCTGATCGCCTGGCGCACCACGGCCAGCATCACCCAGCCCATCGGGCGTGCGGTGGTGGTGGCCGAACGCATCGCGCGCGGCGACCTCACCTCGCGCGTGGAAGTGCGCATCCAGGACGAGACCGGCCGGCTGCTGGACGCCATCGCCGCCATGCAGGAGCAGCTGCGCTCGCTGGTGGGCGGCATCGGCACCACGGCGGATTCGATCCTGCTGGCCAGCTCCGAAGTGGCCTCGGGCAACCTCGACCTGAGCCAGCGCACCGAGCAGACCTCGGGCAACCTGCAGCAGGCTGCCTCGGCGCTGGAAGACCTGACGCACACCGTGCAGCAAAGCGCCGACGCCGCGCGCCAGGCCAACCAGATGACCGCCGCCGCCTCGCAGGTGGCCGAGCGCGGCGGCGAGGTCGTCTCGCAGGTGGTGCGCACCATGGACGTGATCAGCGCCAGCTCGCGCAAGATCGCGGACATCATCAGCGTGATCGACGGCATCGCCTTCCAGACCAACATCCTGGCCCTCAATGCCGCGGTCGAAGCCGCGCGCGCGGGCGAACAGGGCCGCGGCTTCGCGGTGGTGGCCGGCGAGGTGCGCGCGCTGGCGGGGCGCTCGGCCGATGCCGCGCGCGAGATCAAGGCACTGATCCTGGCCAGCGCCAATCAGGTGCAGGAAGGCACCACGTTGGTGGGCCACGCGGGCGCCACCATCGGCGAACTGGTGCAGTCGGTCCAGCAGGTGTCGGGCATCATGGCCGAGATCACCGCATCGGCCCGCGAGCAGAGCGACCGCATCGCCGAAGTGAGCCAGTCGGTGGGCGCGCTGGAGACCATGACGCAGCAGAACGCCGCGCTGGTGGAAGAAAGCAGCGCGGCCGCCGGCAGCCTCAAGGACCAGGCCGGCCGGCTCACGGACATGGTGGGCACCTTCCGCCTGACGCGCACCCCCGAGCTGGCAGCGCCCGTCAGCCGCGCATGA
- a CDS encoding methylamine utilization protein encodes MPRGMVAVLWALAWPAMAAEVQVTVQDGSGKPLLGAIVFLDSPEAHKLVRPMAQQDMGQLKRRFVPEVLAVTVGTEVRFPNRDNVRHHVYSFSPAKKFELQLYSGTPANPVLFDKPGVVVLGCNIHDQMVAWILVLETPYFSQSAAPFGIARIEKVPAGNYTLRVWHSGLPVGAAAYAQPLAVAEGGAPVVVRLAGVTP; translated from the coding sequence ATGCCCCGGGGCATGGTTGCCGTGCTCTGGGCACTGGCATGGCCGGCGATGGCCGCGGAGGTCCAGGTGACCGTGCAGGACGGCTCCGGCAAGCCGCTGCTGGGCGCGATCGTGTTCCTGGATTCGCCGGAGGCGCACAAGCTGGTGCGGCCCATGGCCCAGCAGGACATGGGGCAGCTCAAGCGCCGCTTCGTGCCCGAGGTGCTGGCCGTGACGGTGGGCACCGAGGTGCGGTTTCCCAACAGGGACAACGTGCGCCACCATGTGTATTCGTTCTCGCCGGCCAAGAAATTCGAGCTGCAGCTGTATTCCGGCACGCCGGCCAACCCTGTGCTCTTCGACAAGCCCGGGGTCGTGGTGCTCGGCTGCAACATCCACGATCAGATGGTCGCCTGGATCCTCGTGCTGGAGACACCGTATTTTTCGCAGAGCGCCGCGCCGTTCGGCATCGCGCGCATCGAGAAGGTGCCCGCGGGCAACTACACGCTGCGCGTGTGGCATTCGGGCCTGCCGGTGGGCGCCGCGGCCTACGCGCAGCCGCTCGCGGTGGCCGAAGGCGGGGCGCCGGTGGTCGTGCGGCTGGCGGGGGTGACGCCTTGA
- a CDS encoding putative bifunctional diguanylate cyclase/phosphodiesterase — MNLRALHRSLILRLVGISLLLLLIVQAAGFAVVQTFIVRNARAQIERSLDVDERVWRWLLAQNAVRLQEASALLAADYGFRSAVNSGDSATIQSVLENHGARIGAAMTALLDTRMHLQSTSPSRTAADYQSAVDQAVPALVAQPQGSQIAVVHGIPYQFVMVPMRAPLLVGWVLMGFPVNETLVSEMQQLLSVDVAIQVRDATGAVAVPVSTLPDRALTDLRDFRMGGEQVLGGETLLVRPVRLDSGTTSARALLLRSLDDVVAPYRQLQILLGVITVAGLVLFALGSAFMARRVTMPLRSLVSATHRLSQGDYDAPIEHTRRHDEIGNLARSFDRMRLDIAGQQGEILRLADTDRLTGVPNRERFRRAIMEAIGPGNGQRPVAVLALDLDRFKHVNGVLGYALGDRLLQAVAERISGQARSPQDVIARLGGNEFAMLMPGADEAAARDMAQRILRAFETPMAFGDRTVDLSAGIGIACWPGAAHDADTLLSHAEIAMYAAKLRLSGALLYEPSMDSSSAVSLSLLTELRRAVDRNELRLFLQPKVTLTGQPGHAAEALVRWQHPERGMVPPLQFIPFAEQTGFVRQLTLWMFEQAVIFLAQPRVQPLALRISINLSTRDLLDPELSNRLGALLARHGVSAESFCLEITESAIMDEPLRAEAMLNLLSEQGFKLSIDDFGTGYSSLAYLKRLPVDELKIDKSFVIGMASDDGDEQIVRSTIDLAHNLGLSVVAEGVETVSILERLRALHCDDAQGYYISRPLPMDDFLAWHASAAERK, encoded by the coding sequence TTGAACCTGCGCGCGCTGCACCGTAGCCTGATCCTTCGGCTGGTTGGAATTTCCCTGCTGCTGCTGCTGATCGTTCAGGCGGCGGGGTTTGCCGTGGTGCAGACCTTCATCGTGCGCAATGCCCGCGCCCAGATCGAGCGCAGCCTGGACGTGGACGAACGCGTCTGGCGCTGGCTGCTGGCGCAGAACGCCGTGCGGCTGCAGGAGGCCTCGGCCCTGCTGGCGGCCGACTACGGCTTTCGCTCCGCCGTTAATTCCGGCGACTCGGCGACCATCCAGTCGGTGCTGGAGAACCACGGCGCGCGCATCGGCGCCGCGATGACGGCGCTGCTGGACACCCGCATGCACCTGCAGTCCACCAGCCCCTCGCGCACCGCGGCCGACTACCAGAGCGCGGTGGACCAGGCCGTGCCCGCGCTGGTGGCGCAGCCGCAGGGCAGCCAGATCGCCGTGGTGCACGGCATTCCGTACCAGTTCGTGATGGTGCCCATGCGGGCGCCGCTGCTGGTGGGCTGGGTGCTGATGGGCTTTCCGGTCAACGAGACACTGGTGTCCGAGATGCAGCAGCTGCTGTCGGTGGACGTGGCCATCCAGGTGCGCGACGCCACGGGTGCCGTGGCCGTGCCGGTGAGCACCCTGCCGGATCGCGCGCTGACCGATCTGCGCGACTTTCGCATGGGCGGGGAGCAGGTGCTCGGCGGCGAGACGCTGCTGGTGCGGCCCGTGCGCCTGGACAGCGGCACCACCAGCGCCCGCGCGCTGCTGCTGCGCTCGCTCGACGACGTGGTGGCGCCCTACCGCCAGCTGCAGATCCTGCTGGGGGTGATCACCGTGGCCGGTCTGGTGCTCTTCGCGCTGGGCAGCGCCTTCATGGCGCGCCGCGTGACGATGCCGCTGCGCTCGCTGGTCTCGGCCACGCACCGCCTGTCCCAGGGCGACTACGACGCCCCCATCGAGCACACGCGCCGCCACGACGAGATCGGCAACCTCGCCCGTTCGTTCGACCGCATGCGGCTGGACATCGCCGGGCAGCAGGGCGAGATCCTGCGGCTGGCCGACACCGACCGGCTGACCGGCGTGCCCAACCGGGAGCGCTTTCGCCGCGCCATCATGGAGGCCATCGGGCCCGGCAACGGCCAGCGCCCCGTGGCCGTGCTCGCGCTGGACCTGGACCGCTTCAAGCACGTGAACGGCGTGCTGGGCTATGCGCTGGGCGACCGGCTGCTGCAGGCCGTGGCCGAGCGCATCAGCGGGCAGGCGCGATCGCCGCAGGACGTGATCGCCCGCCTGGGCGGCAACGAGTTCGCCATGCTGATGCCCGGCGCCGACGAAGCGGCCGCGCGCGACATGGCCCAGCGCATCCTGCGCGCCTTCGAGACGCCCATGGCCTTCGGCGACCGCACGGTGGATCTGAGCGCGGGCATCGGCATCGCCTGCTGGCCCGGTGCGGCGCACGATGCCGACACCCTGCTCAGCCACGCCGAGATCGCCATGTACGCGGCCAAGCTGCGGCTCAGCGGGGCGCTGCTGTACGAGCCGTCGATGGATTCCTCCAGCGCCGTCTCGCTCTCGCTGCTGACCGAGCTGCGCCGCGCGGTGGACCGCAACGAACTGCGCCTGTTCCTGCAGCCCAAGGTGACGCTGACCGGCCAGCCGGGCCATGCGGCCGAGGCCCTGGTGCGCTGGCAGCACCCCGAGCGCGGCATGGTGCCGCCGCTGCAGTTCATTCCCTTTGCCGAGCAGACCGGCTTCGTGCGGCAGCTCACGCTGTGGATGTTCGAGCAGGCGGTGATCTTCCTGGCGCAGCCGCGCGTGCAGCCCTTGGCGCTGCGCATCTCGATCAACCTGTCCACGCGCGACCTGCTCGACCCCGAACTGAGCAACCGCCTGGGCGCGCTGCTGGCGCGCCACGGCGTGAGCGCCGAGTCGTTCTGCCTGGAGATCACCGAGAGCGCCATCATGGACGAGCCCCTGCGGGCCGAGGCCATGCTCAATCTTCTGTCCGAGCAGGGCTTCAAGCTGTCCATCGACGACTTCGGCACGGGCTATTCGTCGCTGGCCTACCTCAAGCGGCTGCCGGTGGACGAGCTGAAGATCGACAAGTCCTTCGTCATCGGCATGGCCTCCGACGACGGCGACGAGCAGATCGTGCGCTCCACCATCGACCTGGCGCACAACCTGGGCCTGAGCGTGGTGGCCGAAGGGGTGGAGACCGTGTCCATCCTGGAGCGCCTGCGGGCCCTGCATTGCGACGATGCGCAGGGCTACTACATCAGCCGGCCGCTGCCCATGGACGACTTTCTCGCCTGGCACGCTTCGGCGGCCGAGCGAAAATAG
- a CDS encoding pseudouridine synthase, which yields MSDSPPRRRLSLPPAAPAKVAPPAATAPSARRAPATAQPAARANAGPAARPFNGPNAGANASPRPPVRPAAARAPSGPDPWQGRSPDRAPPPAARRAPAAAPPAGEGGTSRLNKRMAELGLCSRREADDWIAQGWVKVNGEVAPMGLQVLPTDRIEVERVAQGFQEQKVTILMHKPMGYVSGQAEDGHTPAVALINPRTHWREDPSRMRFSPPQLRGLAPCGRLDIDSVGLLVLTQDGRVARQLIGEDSDVEKEYLVRVQYGDVALNVQDAFPADQLARLCHGLALDGQPLKPARVDWQNPEQLRFVLKEGKKRQIRRMCELVGLKVVGLKRIRIGRITLGNLPVGQWRYLGAHEKF from the coding sequence ATGTCCGATTCGCCGCCCCGCCGCCGCCTCTCCCTTCCCCCCGCCGCCCCCGCCAAGGTGGCGCCGCCTGCGGCCACCGCACCCTCCGCACGCCGGGCACCGGCCACCGCGCAGCCCGCCGCCCGGGCGAATGCCGGCCCCGCCGCCCGGCCGTTCAACGGCCCGAATGCCGGCGCCAACGCATCGCCTCGCCCCCCTGTCCGCCCTGCCGCGGCCCGGGCCCCTTCCGGGCCCGACCCCTGGCAGGGCCGGTCGCCGGACCGCGCACCGCCGCCTGCCGCCCGGCGCGCGCCGGCCGCCGCGCCCCCGGCGGGCGAGGGCGGCACCTCGCGCCTGAACAAGCGCATGGCCGAGCTGGGCCTGTGCTCGCGCCGCGAGGCCGACGACTGGATCGCGCAGGGCTGGGTCAAGGTCAACGGCGAAGTCGCGCCGATGGGGCTGCAGGTGCTGCCTACCGACCGCATCGAGGTCGAGCGCGTGGCGCAGGGCTTTCAGGAGCAGAAGGTCACCATCCTGATGCACAAGCCCATGGGCTACGTGAGCGGCCAGGCCGAGGACGGGCACACGCCCGCCGTCGCCCTCATCAACCCGCGCACGCACTGGCGCGAGGACCCGAGCCGCATGCGCTTTTCGCCGCCGCAGCTGCGGGGCCTGGCCCCCTGCGGGCGGCTGGACATCGATTCCGTCGGCCTGCTCGTGCTCACGCAGGACGGCCGCGTGGCGCGCCAGCTCATCGGCGAGGACTCCGACGTCGAGAAGGAATACCTCGTCCGCGTGCAGTACGGCGACGTGGCGCTGAACGTGCAGGACGCCTTTCCCGCCGACCAGCTGGCCCGCCTGTGCCATGGCCTGGCCCTGGACGGCCAGCCGCTCAAGCCCGCCCGCGTGGACTGGCAGAACCCCGAGCAACTGCGCTTCGTGCTCAAGGAAGGCAAGAAGCGCCAGATCCGCCGCATGTGCGAACTGGTGGGCCTGAAGGTGGTGGGCTTGAAGCGCATCCGCATCGGCCGCATCACCCTGGGCAACCTGCCCGTCGGGCAGTGGCGCTACCTGGGGGCGCACGAGAAGTTCTGA
- a CDS encoding polysaccharide lyase family 1 protein encodes MRPLLRSLLHRHLPMAACLALLLGPTPPLWAQQATGRPDGFAAGVTGGGQAEVVRPTSLEGLERALCQRAQGPRCTDDAPRVIVLDRLFDFRGSLQANGSATTTEAGCLAFACRDAPPGQGGQWGLNVAHFCDGRPAAPVTYDNAGRRPLPVGSNKTLVGVGRNAGIQGRGLRIGDGNRNVIVQNIRITDINPGVVWGGDALTIDGADGVWVDHNLFARIGRQMVVTGFGSAAHVTLSGNEFDGRTGQSATCDGHHYWLWLFLGAQDTITVARNYVHDTSGRGPHAGGMKNATVAAHLVNNYFENLSGEGAAMPLTATARLLMEGNHFDHVTRPVYRYPHAPGPGPVFAPFAGQPAPGNGLCRQAIGRDCVPNDQTASGTADAPALDAPAIQAFGAWRAWLIAPESAAETARSVRRQAGVGVIGTAGGAVP; translated from the coding sequence ATGCGCCCACTACTCCGAAGCCTGCTTCACAGGCACCTGCCGATGGCGGCGTGCCTGGCCCTGCTGCTGGGCCCCACCCCGCCGCTGTGGGCGCAACAGGCCACGGGCCGTCCCGATGGCTTCGCCGCCGGGGTCACCGGCGGCGGCCAGGCCGAGGTGGTTCGCCCCACCTCGCTGGAGGGCCTGGAGCGCGCGCTGTGCCAGCGCGCCCAGGGCCCGCGGTGCACCGACGACGCACCGCGCGTGATCGTGCTGGACCGCCTGTTCGACTTCCGGGGGTCGCTGCAGGCCAACGGCTCCGCCACCACCACCGAGGCCGGGTGCCTGGCCTTCGCCTGCCGGGACGCCCCGCCGGGCCAGGGCGGCCAGTGGGGCCTGAACGTCGCCCACTTCTGCGACGGCCGCCCGGCCGCCCCGGTGACCTACGACAACGCCGGGCGCCGCCCCCTGCCCGTGGGCTCCAACAAGACCCTCGTCGGCGTCGGGCGCAACGCCGGCATCCAGGGCCGGGGCCTGCGCATCGGCGACGGCAACCGCAACGTCATCGTCCAGAACATCCGCATCACCGACATCAACCCGGGCGTCGTCTGGGGCGGTGACGCGCTGACCATCGACGGCGCCGACGGCGTGTGGGTGGACCACAACCTGTTCGCGCGCATCGGCCGCCAGATGGTGGTGACGGGCTTCGGCAGCGCCGCGCACGTCACCCTGTCCGGCAACGAGTTCGATGGGCGCACCGGCCAGTCGGCCACCTGCGACGGCCACCACTACTGGCTGTGGCTGTTCCTGGGCGCGCAGGACACGATCACCGTGGCCCGCAACTACGTGCACGACACCTCGGGCCGCGGGCCGCATGCGGGCGGCATGAAGAACGCCACCGTGGCCGCGCACCTGGTCAACAACTATTTCGAGAACCTCAGCGGCGAAGGCGCGGCCATGCCCCTGACGGCCACGGCCCGCCTGTTGATGGAGGGCAACCATTTCGACCATGTGACCCGGCCCGTGTACCGCTACCCGCATGCGCCCGGCCCGGGCCCGGTCTTCGCCCCGTTCGCCGGGCAGCCCGCCCCGGGCAATGGCCTGTGCCGCCAGGCCATCGGGCGGGACTGCGTGCCCAACGACCAGACCGCCAGCGGCACCGCCGACGCGCCAGCGCTGGATGCGCCGGCGATCCAGGCTTTCGGTGCGTGGCGGGCATGGCTGATCGCGCCGGAATCCGCCGCCGAGACGGCCCGCTCGGTGCGGCGGCAGGCGGGCGTCGGCGTGATCGGCACCGCCGGGGGCGCCGTGCCCTGA